In Streptomyces sp. NBC_01551, one DNA window encodes the following:
- a CDS encoding NAD(P)/FAD-dependent oxidoreductase, which yields MTQSSPPRHAVVIGAGLAGLLAAAVLREHMTVTVIDADVLPDGPAPRRGLPQARHVHLLWSGGARAIEEILPGITAQWRAAGALRRSLPTDVVTLTAQGWLPRHEEMQFTVSCSRDLLDSVVRARVTGLDGVSTLQRSRVRSLEGSAARVTGVRVDTPGEEGRLIGADLVVDASGRGSRARTWLRELGVGVIRQAEVDSGLVYASRIFEAPAGAHAAGFPIVNVQSDARVPVPGQTATIVPIENGQWQATLSGTRGGQPTADPEAFVPFAKGARSPIVGELLEGRKPLTDVAVTQGTANRRLYFEKAGLPDGFFAVGDSVATFNPLYGQGMTVAAQGLLAVRALLRAKGLSHPGIGREAQRALAPRVATAWELATSQDILYPGATGVRPKRGSGVLGSYVGRLMAGATTDRALAAALLRVMTMNSAPTHWLTPAVIWHVLRATDRNALTAAPLTAAERAAAGLTAAPQPL from the coding sequence ATGACCCAGTCCTCCCCGCCCCGTCACGCCGTCGTCATCGGCGCCGGCCTGGCCGGCCTGCTCGCGGCCGCCGTCCTGCGCGAGCACATGACGGTCACGGTCATCGACGCCGACGTCCTCCCGGACGGCCCGGCGCCTCGGCGAGGACTCCCCCAGGCCCGGCACGTCCACCTCCTCTGGTCGGGCGGGGCGCGCGCCATCGAGGAGATCCTGCCGGGGATCACCGCGCAGTGGCGGGCGGCGGGCGCCCTGCGCCGCAGCCTGCCGACCGACGTGGTCACCCTGACCGCGCAGGGCTGGCTGCCGCGCCACGAGGAGATGCAGTTCACCGTCTCCTGCAGCCGGGACCTGCTGGACTCCGTGGTACGGGCCCGGGTTACCGGCCTGGACGGGGTCAGCACGCTCCAGCGGAGCCGGGTGCGGTCACTGGAGGGCAGCGCCGCCCGGGTCACCGGGGTACGGGTCGACACGCCCGGGGAGGAGGGCCGGCTGATCGGCGCCGACCTCGTCGTGGACGCGAGCGGGCGCGGCTCCCGGGCCCGTACCTGGCTCCGGGAACTCGGCGTGGGCGTGATCAGGCAGGCCGAGGTCGACTCCGGCCTCGTCTACGCGAGCCGGATCTTCGAGGCGCCCGCCGGGGCGCACGCGGCGGGCTTCCCCATCGTCAACGTGCAGTCCGACGCGCGGGTCCCGGTGCCGGGGCAGACGGCGACGATCGTGCCGATCGAGAACGGGCAGTGGCAGGCCACGCTGTCGGGTACCCGGGGCGGGCAGCCGACGGCGGACCCGGAGGCGTTCGTCCCGTTCGCCAAGGGCGCCCGCTCCCCGATCGTGGGCGAGCTGCTGGAGGGCCGAAAGCCGCTGACGGACGTGGCGGTCACCCAGGGCACCGCCAACCGGCGGCTGTACTTCGAGAAGGCCGGCCTGCCCGACGGGTTCTTCGCGGTCGGGGACTCCGTGGCCACCTTCAACCCGCTCTACGGGCAGGGCATGACGGTCGCGGCGCAGGGGCTGCTGGCGGTACGGGCCCTGCTGCGCGCGAAGGGGCTCTCGCACCCGGGCATCGGCCGCGAGGCCCAACGGGCGCTCGCTCCGCGGGTGGCGACGGCGTGGGAGCTCGCGACCTCGCAGGACATCCTGTACCCGGGGGCGACAGGCGTGCGGCCGAAGCGGGGTTCGGGCGTGCTCGGCTCCTACGTCGGCCGGCTGATGGCCGGGGCGACGACGGACCGGGCGCTGGCGGCCGCGCTGCTGCGGGTGATGACGATGAACAGCGCCCCGACGCACTGGCTCACCCCGGCGGTGATCTGGCACGTCCTGCGCGCGACGGACCGCAACGCCCTGACGGCTGCGCCCCTCACCGCGGCCGAACGCGCCGCCGCCGGCCTGACGGCGGCCCCGCAGCCGCTCTGA
- a CDS encoding helix-turn-helix domain-containing protein, producing MTPSTTSVGALLRTWRERRGISQLELAGRAESSSRHISFIETGRSRPSEELLLRLADRLDVPIRERNALLLAAGYAPHYAQTPLDAPAMRALREGLERLLTGYEPYPALVVDATYTVVAANRGIAMLLDGLPEHLLTPPLNAMRITLHPEGLAPRIHNLKEWRGHLLAQMGRQIALARSAPLRALYEEVSAYPVPDPAPDRPGEAEPDEAAPYIALPLVIEHDGRLLSFISSIATFNTPMDVTVAELAIETLLPADPATAKYLRSLDS from the coding sequence ATGACCCCCTCGACGACGTCCGTCGGAGCCCTGCTCCGCACCTGGCGCGAGCGGCGCGGCATCAGCCAGCTGGAACTGGCAGGCCGCGCCGAGTCCTCGTCCCGGCACATCAGCTTCATCGAGACCGGCCGGTCCCGGCCGAGCGAGGAGCTGCTGCTGCGGCTCGCCGACCGACTCGACGTGCCGATCCGGGAGCGCAACGCGCTGCTGCTCGCGGCCGGATACGCACCGCACTACGCGCAGACCCCGCTGGACGCGCCGGCGATGCGGGCCCTGCGGGAGGGGCTGGAGCGGCTGCTGACGGGCTACGAGCCGTATCCGGCGCTGGTCGTGGACGCCACTTACACGGTCGTCGCGGCCAACCGGGGCATCGCGATGCTGCTGGACGGGCTGCCGGAGCACCTGCTGACCCCGCCGCTGAACGCCATGCGGATCACCCTGCACCCCGAGGGCCTGGCCCCGCGCATCCACAACCTCAAGGAGTGGCGCGGGCACCTGCTGGCGCAGATGGGGCGGCAGATCGCGCTGGCGCGCTCGGCGCCGCTGCGCGCGCTGTACGAGGAGGTGTCGGCCTACCCCGTGCCGGACCCCGCCCCGGACCGGCCGGGCGAGGCCGAGCCGGACGAGGCGGCCCCGTACATCGCGCTCCCGCTGGTCATCGAGCACGACGGGCGGCTGCTCTCCTTCATCTCCTCCATCGCCACCTTCAACACGCCGATGGACGTGACCGTCGCCGAGCTGGCCATCGAGACGCTGCTCCCGGCCGACCCGGCGACGGCGAAGTACCTGCGCTCACTGGACTCCTGA
- a CDS encoding FAD-dependent oxidoreductase, whose amino-acid sequence MARTGNSRRTFITGAGAAAGAAAVGASGALAAPAAAARPWAAAAPGSAPTGRRTVAVLGGGVAGLTAAHELAERGYAVTVYERRALGGKARSMDVPGSARGGRRPLPAEHGFRFIPGIYHNLPDTMRRIPFPGNANGVWDNLVAPREMMFARAGGREDLRAPIPWPDHSPAELTPDELRRALTGIMQSLVRLPPHETAYFVNRALVFLTSCDERRDEVWEHTPWWDFVRAARMSSEYQRILAIGVTRNIVATKAEEASTRTVGTLGEAFVFNLLGRGADGPPDRILNLPTNEAWIDPWEAHLRSLGVEFRIGWTVREVRYGNGLVSGVAVEDPAGVRQSVTADHYVSALPVEHARRTWSAALRAADPMLGRCDKLETDWMTGIQFYLTERAPLVHGHLNCIDSPWSLTAIQQAEHWPSRNFPADYGDGAVVDCLSVDISEWDKPGLLYGKTAKQCTRDEVAREVWAQLKASLNDTGRSALSDGALHSWFLDPGVDGLGTPNPTNQDELLIHPTGTFHNRPSAGTRIPNFFLSGDYVAVDIDLATMEGANASARAAVNALLARDGSAARPCTITPLYRAPEVEAAKRHDLWRHRLGLRNVFDLG is encoded by the coding sequence ATGGCACGCACGGGCAATTCCAGGCGTACGTTCATCACGGGCGCGGGCGCGGCCGCCGGCGCCGCGGCGGTGGGGGCCTCCGGCGCCCTGGCAGCCCCGGCAGCGGCCGCGCGGCCATGGGCCGCGGCCGCACCGGGCTCGGCACCGACGGGCCGACGCACCGTCGCCGTGCTCGGCGGCGGCGTCGCCGGCCTCACGGCGGCCCACGAACTCGCCGAGCGCGGCTACGCCGTCACCGTGTACGAGCGCCGGGCGCTCGGCGGCAAGGCCCGCAGCATGGACGTGCCCGGCAGCGCCCGGGGCGGCCGCCGCCCGCTGCCGGCCGAGCACGGCTTCCGCTTCATCCCGGGCATCTACCACAACCTGCCCGACACGATGCGGCGCATCCCCTTCCCCGGCAACGCCAACGGCGTCTGGGACAACCTGGTCGCCCCGCGCGAGATGATGTTCGCCCGGGCGGGCGGCCGCGAGGACCTGCGCGCGCCCATCCCCTGGCCCGACCACTCCCCCGCCGAGCTGACACCCGACGAGCTCCGCCGCGCCCTGACCGGCATCATGCAGTCCCTCGTCAGGCTGCCCCCGCACGAGACGGCGTACTTCGTGAACCGCGCGCTGGTCTTCCTGACCAGCTGCGACGAGCGCCGCGACGAGGTCTGGGAGCACACCCCCTGGTGGGACTTCGTGCGCGCGGCGCGGATGTCGAGCGAGTACCAGCGCATCCTGGCGATCGGCGTCACCCGCAACATCGTGGCGACCAAGGCCGAGGAGGCCTCGACCCGTACCGTCGGCACCCTCGGCGAGGCCTTCGTCTTCAACCTGCTCGGCCGGGGCGCGGACGGCCCGCCCGACCGGATCCTCAACCTGCCGACCAACGAGGCCTGGATCGACCCCTGGGAGGCCCATCTGCGCTCGCTGGGCGTGGAGTTCCGGATCGGCTGGACGGTACGGGAGGTGCGGTACGGGAACGGCCTGGTCAGCGGGGTCGCGGTCGAGGACCCGGCCGGCGTCCGCCAGAGCGTGACGGCCGACCACTACGTGTCCGCCCTGCCCGTCGAACACGCCCGCCGCACCTGGAGCGCGGCGCTGCGCGCGGCCGACCCGATGCTGGGACGCTGCGACAAGCTGGAGACGGACTGGATGACCGGCATCCAGTTCTATCTCACCGAACGGGCACCGCTGGTGCACGGCCACCTCAACTGCATCGACTCGCCCTGGTCGCTGACGGCGATCCAGCAGGCCGAACACTGGCCGTCCCGGAACTTCCCCGCCGACTACGGCGACGGGGCGGTGGTGGACTGCCTGTCGGTGGACATCTCGGAGTGGGACAAGCCCGGGCTCCTCTACGGGAAGACGGCCAAGCAGTGCACCCGCGACGAGGTCGCCCGCGAGGTGTGGGCGCAGCTGAAGGCCTCCCTCAACGACACCGGCCGCAGCGCGCTGTCGGACGGCGCGCTGCACTCGTGGTTCCTGGACCCGGGGGTGGACGGGCTCGGCACCCCGAACCCCACGAACCAGGACGAGCTGCTGATCCACCCGACCGGCACCTTCCACAACCGGCCGAGCGCGGGCACCCGTATCCCGAACTTCTTCCTCAGCGGGGACTACGTCGCGGTCGACATCGACCTGGCGACGATGGAAGGCGCCAACGCGTCGGCGCGGGCCGCCGTCAACGCGCTGCTGGCCAGGGACGGTTCGGCGGCGCGACCCTGCACGATCACGCCGCTGTACCGGGCGCCGGAGGTGGAGGCCGCGAAGCGGCACGACCTGTGGCGCCACCGCCTCGGCCTGCGGAACGTCTTCGACCTGGGGTGA
- a CDS encoding 4a-hydroxytetrahydrobiopterin dehydratase translates to MSDEPLSQKEIEDRLRELPGWAYENDRITRTYRLDGHFAASALVAHIAALQQELNHHSDLTLGYNTVRMAVNTHSAGDAVTATDFALAERVEGIAPGHGAS, encoded by the coding sequence ATGTCGGACGAGCCGCTTTCGCAGAAGGAGATCGAGGACCGGTTGCGGGAACTCCCCGGCTGGGCCTACGAGAACGACCGGATCACCCGCACCTACCGGCTGGACGGCCACTTCGCGGCGAGCGCGCTCGTCGCCCACATCGCCGCCCTCCAGCAGGAGTTGAACCACCACTCGGACCTCACCCTCGGCTACAACACGGTCCGGATGGCAGTGAACACCCACAGCGCGGGCGACGCCGTGACCGCGACCGACTTCGCCCTCGCCGAACGCGTCGAGGGCATCGCGCCCGGCCACGGCGCGAGCTGA
- a CDS encoding RICIN domain-containing protein encodes MNPPDGLYRVRNVASDLLLQVESGNRVRVGPEGAPVPAAAQQWEISPVHSGGGLFHVVSAHNGKRLDVANASTESGTRVQVWKANAFGAQEWIVEEHLDAPGVVSLIAAISGLPLEADAQGQARQCEDSDAPSQWWRLEPL; translated from the coding sequence GTGAATCCCCCGGACGGCCTGTACCGGGTCCGCAACGTCGCCAGTGATCTGCTGCTCCAGGTGGAGAGCGGCAACCGGGTGCGCGTCGGGCCCGAGGGCGCGCCGGTGCCCGCGGCGGCCCAGCAGTGGGAGATCTCGCCGGTACACAGCGGCGGCGGGCTCTTCCACGTGGTGAGCGCGCACAACGGCAAACGGCTCGATGTCGCGAACGCGTCGACGGAGAGCGGGACGCGCGTGCAGGTGTGGAAGGCGAACGCGTTCGGGGCGCAGGAGTGGATCGTCGAGGAGCACCTCGACGCGCCGGGCGTGGTCTCGCTGATCGCCGCGATCAGCGGACTGCCGCTGGAGGCGGACGCGCAGGGGCAGGCCCGCCAGTGCGAGGACAGCGACGCGCCCTCCCAGTGGTGGCGCCTGGAACCCCTCTGA
- a CDS encoding aldo/keto reductase — MNQVPTIKLNNGTLMPQLGYGVWQIPDGEAERAVGDALEAGYRSIDTAAVYDNEAGTGRAIARCGVPRAELFVTTKLWNVKTRVWDRDGVLRAFDESLDRLGLDHLDLYLIHWPRPMRDDFLTIWQTFEEIAASGRARAVGVSNFRPVDLERIGTVSSLVPAVNQIELHPLFPQSDLRALHARLGVATEAWSPLGQGKELLTLPVVTGIADKHGRSPAQVVLRWHLQAGTIVIPKSVTPARIRENLDVFGFELDAQDVAALDALGSGPEGRRIGPDPAEFDY, encoded by the coding sequence GTGAACCAGGTCCCCACCATCAAGCTCAACAACGGCACACTGATGCCGCAGCTCGGCTACGGCGTCTGGCAGATCCCGGACGGCGAGGCGGAACGTGCCGTCGGGGACGCCCTGGAGGCCGGGTACCGCAGCATCGACACCGCCGCCGTGTACGACAACGAGGCGGGAACGGGCCGGGCCATCGCCCGTTGCGGGGTGCCGCGCGCGGAGCTGTTCGTCACCACCAAGCTGTGGAACGTCAAGACGCGGGTCTGGGACCGGGACGGGGTGCTGCGCGCCTTCGACGAGTCCCTCGACCGGCTGGGGCTCGACCACCTCGACCTGTACCTGATCCACTGGCCGCGCCCGATGCGCGACGACTTCCTGACCATCTGGCAGACCTTCGAGGAGATCGCGGCAAGCGGCCGGGCCCGCGCGGTCGGCGTGTCGAACTTCCGCCCGGTGGACCTGGAGCGGATCGGGACGGTGAGTTCCCTCGTGCCCGCCGTGAACCAGATCGAGCTGCACCCGCTGTTCCCGCAGTCGGACCTGCGCGCGCTGCACGCCCGCCTCGGCGTCGCCACCGAGGCCTGGTCGCCGCTGGGCCAGGGCAAGGAGCTGCTGACGCTGCCGGTCGTCACCGGGATCGCGGACAAGCACGGCCGCTCGCCCGCGCAGGTGGTGCTGCGCTGGCACCTGCAGGCCGGCACGATCGTGATCCCGAAGTCGGTGACCCCGGCGCGCATCCGGGAGAACCTCGACGTGTTCGGGTTCGAGCTGGACGCGCAGGACGTGGCCGCGCTGGACGCCCTGGGGTCCGGGCCCGAGGGCCGGCGGATCGGGCCCGACCCGGCCGAGTTCGACTACTGA
- a CDS encoding CPBP family intramembrane glutamic endopeptidase encodes MLLVIAVAIGGMIAVIIAGMAAGYALGIEVAPDDSEQLLADPLADNALALAGIAVGIPAVLLAVRVCGHRFAGSVASVVGRLRWRWLGVCAAVAFPVLALQMGLLMLWGWLQEGDAGLEGEFPGWGGLLLGLLVFWLVVPFQAAAEEFVFRGWLAQYFGGFLKSPWPGIVVASLLFALAHGFGAWSGFALLFYSAMWWGWLVIRTGGLEAVIAAHTANNVLAFCISLAVGQLEDNGTAADAPWQALVLELVIAPAYCLLIAKLSTKYGVERRGPAAPKGSFPEGLPQSNVPARQPSGDRGEGTRGNEQT; translated from the coding sequence TTGCTGCTGGTCATCGCGGTGGCGATCGGCGGCATGATCGCCGTCATCATCGCCGGCATGGCGGCCGGCTACGCGCTGGGGATCGAGGTCGCCCCGGACGACAGTGAGCAGCTGCTGGCCGATCCGCTGGCGGACAACGCCCTGGCGCTCGCGGGGATCGCGGTCGGCATACCCGCCGTCCTGCTCGCGGTCCGCGTCTGCGGGCACCGGTTCGCCGGGAGCGTGGCCTCCGTCGTCGGGCGGCTGCGCTGGCGCTGGCTCGGGGTGTGCGCCGCCGTCGCGTTTCCCGTCCTCGCCCTCCAGATGGGCCTGCTCATGCTGTGGGGCTGGCTCCAGGAGGGGGACGCCGGCCTGGAGGGCGAGTTCCCCGGCTGGGGCGGCCTGCTGCTCGGCCTGCTGGTGTTCTGGCTGGTGGTGCCCTTCCAGGCGGCGGCCGAGGAGTTCGTCTTCCGGGGCTGGCTCGCCCAGTACTTCGGCGGATTCCTCAAGTCCCCCTGGCCCGGCATCGTGGTGGCCTCGCTGCTCTTCGCCCTGGCGCACGGCTTCGGCGCCTGGTCCGGGTTCGCCCTTCTGTTCTACTCCGCCATGTGGTGGGGCTGGCTGGTCATCCGGACCGGCGGCCTGGAGGCCGTGATCGCGGCGCACACCGCCAACAACGTGCTGGCCTTCTGCATCTCCCTGGCCGTGGGGCAGCTGGAGGACAACGGGACCGCGGCGGACGCCCCCTGGCAGGCGCTCGTGCTGGAGCTGGTCATCGCCCCGGCCTACTGCCTGCTGATCGCGAAGCTGAGCACCAAGTACGGAGTGGAACGCCGCGGTCCCGCCGCTCCGAAGGGTTCCTTCCCTGAGGGACTTCCGCAAAGTAACGTGCCGGCTCGGCAGCCATCCGGTGACCGCGGCGAGGGAACGAGAGGGAACGAGCAGACGTGA
- a CDS encoding ABC transporter ATP-binding protein: MTEPYVLEASGVSVRFGGVRALTGVRIGIRAGEVCGLIGPNGAGKTTLFDVLSGIRRPDRGRLLLDGVDITRRSPVWRARHGMRRTFQRQQLFGQLSVADNVLVAQEWRGGGGGLAADLIASPARRRRERERRERAARVLADCGIGPLGPSYAGGLPVGRARMVELARAVADPPRVLLLDEPASGMSAPERAQLAGVVRRLAEEEGCAVLLVEHNVAFVMDLCARVVVLDLGTVLAEGTAAEVRADPLVREAYLGTATA, encoded by the coding sequence ATGACGGAGCCGTACGTACTGGAGGCGAGCGGCGTCAGCGTCCGCTTCGGCGGGGTCCGGGCACTGACCGGGGTGCGGATCGGGATCCGGGCCGGGGAGGTGTGCGGGCTGATCGGGCCGAACGGAGCGGGGAAGACAACCCTGTTCGACGTCCTGTCCGGGATCCGCCGGCCGGACCGGGGGCGGTTGCTGCTCGACGGGGTGGACATCACCCGCCGCTCCCCGGTGTGGCGGGCCCGGCACGGGATGCGCCGGACCTTTCAGCGCCAGCAGCTGTTCGGGCAGCTCAGCGTGGCGGACAACGTGCTCGTCGCGCAGGAGTGGCGGGGCGGCGGGGGCGGTCTCGCCGCCGACCTGATCGCCTCGCCGGCCCGGCGCCGGCGGGAACGGGAGCGCCGGGAGCGGGCTGCCCGGGTGCTGGCCGACTGCGGGATCGGGCCGCTGGGGCCCTCGTACGCGGGCGGGCTGCCGGTGGGGCGGGCCCGGATGGTGGAGCTGGCGCGCGCGGTGGCCGATCCGCCGCGGGTGCTGTTGCTGGACGAGCCCGCGTCGGGGATGTCGGCGCCGGAGCGGGCGCAGCTGGCGGGGGTGGTGCGGAGGCTGGCCGAGGAGGAGGGGTGCGCGGTGCTGCTGGTCGAACACAACGTGGCCTTCGTGATGGACCTCTGCGCGCGGGTCGTCGTACTGGACCTCGGGACGGTGCTCGCCGAGGGAACGGCGGCCGAGGTACGGGCCGACCCGCTGGTGCGGGAGGCGTATCTGGGGACCGCCACCGCCTGA